The following proteins are co-located in the Frigidibacter mobilis genome:
- a CDS encoding HAD family hydrolase has protein sequence MTRARLTTVGFDADDTLWHNERLFRLTQDRFAELLADHAPREDLAKALLAAERRNLGRYGFGIKGFVLSMIETAIEVTDDRVPAAVIRELLAAGREMLAHPIELLPHAREAVEAAASRFRVVLITKGDLLDQERKLAQSGLGDLFHAVEIVSDKTPEVYARIFARHGTGAEQAAMVGNSLKSDVIPVLQAGGWGLHVPHVLIWEVEHAEAPMGHPRFLALNDLSDLAEALPGGEAHI, from the coding sequence ATGACCCGCGCGCGCCTCACTACCGTCGGTTTCGATGCCGATGACACACTCTGGCACAATGAACGGCTCTTCCGCTTGACGCAGGACCGCTTCGCAGAGCTGCTGGCCGATCATGCCCCCCGCGAGGATCTGGCCAAGGCGCTGCTGGCGGCCGAGAGGCGCAACCTTGGCCGGTACGGGTTCGGCATCAAGGGCTTCGTGCTGTCGATGATCGAGACCGCGATCGAGGTAACGGATGACCGGGTGCCCGCCGCCGTGATCCGCGAGCTGCTGGCGGCGGGGCGCGAGATGCTCGCCCATCCGATAGAGCTGCTACCCCATGCGCGCGAGGCGGTGGAGGCAGCGGCCAGCCGGTTCCGGGTGGTGCTGATTACCAAGGGCGACCTGCTGGACCAGGAGCGCAAGCTGGCGCAGTCGGGCCTGGGCGACCTGTTCCACGCAGTCGAGATCGTGTCGGACAAGACGCCCGAGGTCTATGCCCGCATCTTCGCCCGCCACGGCACCGGCGCAGAGCAGGCGGCGATGGTCGGCAACTCGCTGAAATCCGACGTGATCCCGGTGCTGCAAGCCGGGGGCTGGGGCCTTCACGTCCCGCATGTGCTGATCTGGGAGGTTGAACACGCCGAAGCGCCGATGGGCCACCCGCGCTTTCTCGCCCTGAACGACCTGTCGGATCTCGCCGAGGCCCTGCCAGGGGGAGAAGCCCATATCTAG
- the ccoS gene encoding cbb3-type cytochrome oxidase assembly protein CcoS, with the protein MNMLAYLIPISLGLGGLGLAAFFWSLKDRQYDDPDGDSQRILSTEWDDRPKP; encoded by the coding sequence ATGAACATGCTTGCCTATCTGATTCCGATCTCGCTTGGCCTTGGTGGGCTGGGGCTGGCGGCGTTCTTCTGGTCGCTCAAGGACCGGCAGTATGATGATCCGGACGGGGATTCGCAGCGCATCCTGTCGACGGAATGGGACGACCGGCCCAAACCCTGA
- the ccoP gene encoding cytochrome-c oxidase, cbb3-type subunit III: MTKRPVKAKEEVGTTGHSWDGIEELNNPLPRWWLWTFYACIVWALLYSVAYPAWPGLTKATPGLLGHSTRADVAAEIGRFEAANAPIEAKLVAADLAAINADPELANYTQNAGGAIFRTWCAQCHGSGAAGAKGYPNLLDNDWLWGGAIEDIHQTVTHGIRNNDDGDARYSEMPKFGADGLLEGAQIDAVVQYVRAISGQEHDAALSAEGETVFMDNCASCHMEDGTGDRAQGAPNLTDAIWLYGGDVASLTETVTNARFGVMPNWNARLSEAEIRAVASYVHGLGGGE; the protein is encoded by the coding sequence ATGACCAAGAGACCTGTGAAAGCCAAGGAAGAGGTCGGGACCACCGGCCATAGCTGGGACGGCATCGAGGAACTGAACAACCCGCTTCCGCGCTGGTGGCTCTGGACCTTCTATGCCTGCATCGTCTGGGCGCTGCTCTACTCGGTCGCCTATCCGGCCTGGCCGGGGCTGACCAAGGCGACGCCGGGCCTGCTGGGCCACTCGACCCGCGCCGATGTCGCGGCCGAGATCGGGCGCTTCGAGGCGGCGAATGCCCCGATCGAGGCCAAGCTGGTGGCGGCCGACCTGGCCGCGATCAACGCCGACCCGGAACTGGCGAACTACACCCAGAACGCCGGCGGCGCGATCTTCCGCACCTGGTGCGCGCAGTGCCACGGATCCGGCGCGGCGGGGGCCAAGGGCTATCCGAACCTGCTGGACAACGACTGGCTCTGGGGCGGGGCGATCGAGGACATCCACCAAACCGTGACCCACGGCATCCGCAACAACGATGACGGGGATGCCCGCTACTCGGAAATGCCGAAGTTCGGTGCCGACGGGCTGCTGGAAGGAGCGCAGATCGACGCGGTTGTGCAGTATGTGCGGGCGATCTCGGGCCAGGAGCATGATGCAGCGCTGTCGGCCGAAGGCGAAACGGTGTTCATGGACAACTGCGCGTCCTGCCACATGGAAGACGGCACCGGCGACCGTGCCCAGGGCGCACCAAACCTGACCGACGCAATCTGGCTGTATGGCGGCGATGTCGCCAGCCTGACCGAGACGGTGACCAATGCCCGCTTCGGCGTGATGCCGAACTGGAACGCGCGTCTGTCCGAGGCCGAGATCCGGGCCGTGGCCTCCTACGTTCACGGGCTGGGCGGCGGCGAGTAG
- a CDS encoding CcoQ/FixQ family Cbb3-type cytochrome c oxidase assembly chaperone: MDYHILREFADSWALLALTLFFVGVVIWAFRPGSSKIYKDTANIPFRNEDRPACAGTCADCGSDGTDTGNGAAFKEAWK, encoded by the coding sequence ATGGACTATCACATCCTTCGGGAATTCGCCGACAGCTGGGCGCTTCTTGCGCTGACGCTGTTCTTCGTGGGTGTCGTGATCTGGGCCTTCCGGCCCGGAAGCTCGAAGATCTACAAGGATACCGCGAACATCCCTTTCCGCAATGAAGACCGACCCGCCTGTGCCGGCACCTGCGCCGACTGCGGTTCCGACGGCACTGACACTGGCAACGGTGCCGCGTTCAAGGAGGCGTGGAAATGA
- the ccoO gene encoding cytochrome-c oxidase, cbb3-type subunit II: protein MAILDKHAVLEKNASLLMVASLLVVSIGGIVEIAPLFYLENTIEKVEGVRPYTPLELTGRDIYIREGCYVCHSQMIRPMRDEVERYGHYSLAAESMYDHPFQWGSKRTGPDLARVGGRYSDEWHVDHLTDPQSVVPESVMPKYGFLSNRMIEPTYIEDLLSTHRMVGVPYSSEMIEAAKADFVAQADPNSDYDGLQERYAGAKVSNYDGQPGVSEMDALVAYLQVLGTMVDFSTFTPDASR from the coding sequence ATGGCTATCCTAGACAAACACGCCGTACTCGAGAAGAACGCCTCCCTGTTGATGGTTGCCTCGCTTCTGGTGGTGTCGATCGGTGGCATTGTCGAGATCGCGCCGCTGTTCTACTTGGAAAACACCATCGAGAAGGTGGAAGGGGTTCGCCCCTACACCCCGCTGGAGTTGACGGGGCGCGACATCTACATCCGTGAAGGCTGCTACGTGTGCCACAGCCAGATGATCCGTCCGATGCGCGACGAGGTCGAACGCTATGGCCATTACAGCCTTGCGGCGGAATCGATGTACGACCATCCGTTCCAGTGGGGCTCCAAGCGGACCGGGCCCGACCTGGCACGCGTCGGTGGCCGCTATTCCGACGAATGGCATGTCGATCACCTGACCGACCCGCAATCGGTGGTGCCGGAATCGGTGATGCCGAAATATGGCTTCCTGTCGAACCGCATGATCGAGCCGACCTATATCGAAGACCTGCTGAGCACGCACCGCATGGTGGGTGTCCCCTACAGTTCCGAGATGATCGAGGCGGCAAAGGCCGACTTCGTGGCCCAGGCCGATCCGAACAGCGACTATGACGGGCTGCAGGAACGTTATGCCGGCGCCAAGGTGTCGAACTATGACGGGCAGCCCGGCGTGAGCGAGATGGACGCGCTGGTGGCCTATCTCCAGGTGTTGGGCACGATGGTCGATTTCTCGACCTTCACGCCTGACGCAAGCCGGTAG
- the ccoG gene encoding cytochrome c oxidase accessory protein CcoG, with protein MSSSDQPASLYAAREPIFPRRVKGRFRNLKWALLAVMLGIYYITPWIRWDRGPGMPDQAVLIDLANRRFFFFMIEIWPHEFYFVAGLLIMAGLGLFLFTSALGRVWCGYACPQTVWTDLYILVERWVEGDRNARLRLFNQKWNAHKARLRLTKWTLWLLIGLATGGAWVFYFTDAPTLLGNLLTGDAHPAAYTTIVLLTLTTFAFGGFAREQICIYACPWPRIQAAMMDEDTITVAYREWRGEPRGKLKKAVGTEEPLGDCIDCMACVNVCPMGIDIRNGQQLECITCALCIDACDEVMDKIGKPRGLIDYMALKDEAAERAGAHPKHIWKHIFRVRTMVYTVLWAGIGIGLVVALFMRSPFDVNVTPVRNPIYVMLSDGAIRNTYEMRLRNKQGGERDFVISVDGDPALVTTVEGKETTVVTVAADELGGTRLYVVAPAGSAPALAERTPLTIWIEDTESRSRVGIHTIFNGKGQ; from the coding sequence GTGAGCTCTTCAGACCAACCCGCCAGCCTTTATGCCGCGCGCGAACCGATCTTTCCGCGCCGCGTGAAGGGTCGATTCCGCAACCTGAAATGGGCGCTTCTGGCGGTGATGCTGGGCATCTACTACATCACGCCGTGGATCCGCTGGGACCGGGGGCCGGGGATGCCGGATCAGGCGGTGCTGATCGACCTGGCGAACCGGCGGTTCTTCTTCTTCATGATCGAGATCTGGCCGCACGAATTCTACTTCGTCGCCGGCCTGCTGATTATGGCGGGGCTTGGCCTGTTCCTGTTCACCTCGGCGCTGGGCCGGGTGTGGTGCGGTTATGCTTGCCCGCAGACGGTGTGGACCGACCTTTACATATTGGTCGAGCGATGGGTCGAGGGCGACCGCAACGCGCGGCTGCGGCTGTTCAACCAGAAGTGGAATGCCCACAAGGCGCGGCTGCGGCTCACCAAATGGACGCTGTGGCTGCTGATCGGGCTCGCCACCGGCGGGGCCTGGGTGTTCTACTTCACCGATGCGCCGACGCTGTTGGGCAACCTGCTGACGGGCGACGCCCATCCGGCAGCCTATACCACCATCGTGCTGCTGACGCTGACCACCTTTGCCTTTGGCGGCTTCGCGCGTGAACAGATCTGCATCTATGCCTGCCCCTGGCCGCGGATCCAGGCCGCTATGATGGATGAAGACACCATCACCGTCGCCTACCGCGAATGGCGGGGTGAGCCGCGCGGCAAGCTGAAGAAGGCCGTGGGCACCGAAGAACCGCTGGGTGACTGCATCGACTGCATGGCCTGCGTCAACGTCTGCCCGATGGGCATCGACATCCGCAACGGCCAGCAGCTGGAATGTATCACCTGCGCGCTGTGCATCGACGCCTGCGACGAGGTGATGGACAAGATCGGCAAGCCGCGCGGGCTGATCGACTACATGGCACTGAAGGACGAGGCGGCAGAGCGTGCCGGCGCCCATCCCAAGCATATCTGGAAGCACATCTTCCGCGTGCGCACGATGGTGTATACCGTCCTTTGGGCCGGCATTGGTATCGGGCTGGTGGTGGCGCTGTTCATGCGCTCCCCCTTCGACGTGAACGTGACGCCGGTGCGCAACCCGATCTATGTGATGCTGTCCGATGGTGCGATCCGCAACACCTATGAGATGCGCCTGCGCAACAAGCAGGGTGGCGAGCGGGATTTTGTGATATCCGTCGATGGGGACCCGGCGCTGGTCACCACGGTCGAGGGCAAGGAAACCACGGTGGTGACCGTCGCCGCAGATGAACTGGGCGGCACGCGGCTCTATGTGGTGGCTCCTGCAGGATCGGCGCCGGCGCTTGCCGAACGCACGCCGCTGACGATCTGGATCGAGGATACCGAAAGCCGGAGCCGTGTCGGCATCCACACGATCTTCAACGGGAAAGGACAGTGA
- the clpS gene encoding ATP-dependent Clp protease adapter ClpS, whose product MTDRAGNPGKDESVITKTRPKTQRPPMYKVLLLNDDYTPMEFVVHILERFFGLTHAQAFEIMLTVHKKGLAVVGVFSFEVAETKVAQVMDFARRHQHPLQCTMEKD is encoded by the coding sequence ATGACTGACAGGGCCGGAAACCCCGGCAAGGATGAGTCCGTCATCACCAAGACGCGCCCCAAGACCCAGCGCCCGCCGATGTACAAGGTGCTGCTGCTGAACGACGATTACACCCCGATGGAATTCGTCGTGCATATCCTGGAGCGGTTTTTCGGCCTGACCCACGCGCAGGCGTTCGAGATCATGCTGACCGTTCACAAGAAGGGCCTGGCGGTGGTGGGCGTGTTCAGCTTCGAGGTGGCGGAAACCAAGGTGGCGCAGGTGATGGATTTCGCCCGCCGCCACCAGCACCCGCTGCAATGCACGATGGAAAAGGACTGA
- a CDS encoding FixH family protein, with the protein MTKVQVRAADGGRPLTGRKVLAIVVSAFALIIAVNVYMAVQAISTFPGLEVKNSYVASQTFDADRAAQEALGWHVTHEYSPDGVLSLVMRDAHGLPAQVKSLSVIIGRTTYARDDRPVDLVYTGGIYSAKLDLQPGNWLLHLDATAEDGTAFRQRYDMFVNG; encoded by the coding sequence ATGACCAAAGTGCAGGTACGCGCAGCGGACGGGGGCCGCCCGCTGACCGGCCGCAAGGTGCTGGCCATCGTGGTCAGTGCCTTCGCGCTGATTATCGCTGTCAACGTCTATATGGCGGTTCAGGCGATCAGCACCTTTCCGGGGCTGGAGGTGAAGAACTCCTATGTCGCCAGCCAGACCTTCGATGCCGACCGCGCCGCGCAAGAGGCGCTTGGCTGGCATGTCACGCATGAATACAGCCCGGACGGTGTGCTGAGTCTGGTGATGCGTGACGCACATGGCCTGCCGGCGCAGGTGAAATCGCTGTCGGTCATCATCGGGCGGACCACCTATGCCCGCGATGACCGGCCGGTGGATCTGGTCTATACCGGCGGGATCTATAGCGCCAAGCTGGACCTGCAGCCGGGCAACTGGCTGCTGCACCTCGATGCGACGGCCGAGGATGGCACTGCCTTCCGCCAGCGCTACGACATGTTCGTGAACGGATAA
- the ccoN gene encoding cytochrome-c oxidase, cbb3-type subunit I → MWDYIKLIALGAVAVLAAIAANYARDLAYMVNALTVMLAASVTFLWVLRSIGEARPVPANEYNDGVIRAGVIATSLWGVVGFLAGTFIAFQLAFPDLNFGFAEGYMNFGKLRPLHTSAVVFAFGGNALLMSSFYVVQRTSAARLWGGNLAWFVFWGYNLFIVLAATGYILGATQSKEYAEPEWYVDLWLTVVWVAYLAVFMGTLLKRREKHIYVANWFYLSFIVTIAMLHIVNNLAIPVSVFGSKSVQLFSGVQDAMTQWWYGHNAVGFFLTAGFLGMMYYFVPKQAERPVFSYKLSIIHFWALIFLYIWAGPHHLHYTALPDWAATLGMVFSIMLWMPSWGGMINGLMTLSGAWDKLRTDPIIRMMVVSIGFYGMSTFEGPMMSIKAVNSLSHYTDWTIGHVHSGALGWNGMITFGTLYFLVPRLWNRERLYSLSLVSWHFWLATIGIVLYASSMWVTGIMEGLMWREVDSQGFLVNAFADTVSAKFPMYVVRGLGGVLYLTGGIIMVYNLWATVTRQPARSASVSAAVPAE, encoded by the coding sequence ATGTGGGATTACATCAAGCTGATCGCGCTTGGTGCTGTCGCGGTGCTGGCCGCGATTGCCGCCAATTACGCGCGTGATCTGGCCTACATGGTTAACGCACTGACTGTCATGCTGGCGGCTTCGGTGACGTTTCTGTGGGTGCTGCGGAGCATCGGCGAGGCACGGCCGGTGCCGGCCAATGAATATAATGACGGCGTGATTCGCGCCGGCGTGATCGCAACGTCGCTCTGGGGCGTTGTTGGCTTTTTGGCAGGGACGTTCATCGCCTTCCAGCTCGCCTTTCCCGACCTGAACTTCGGGTTTGCCGAAGGCTACATGAACTTCGGCAAGCTGCGGCCGCTGCATACGTCGGCAGTGGTTTTCGCCTTCGGCGGCAATGCCCTGCTGATGTCCTCGTTCTACGTGGTGCAGCGCACCTCGGCGGCGCGGCTGTGGGGCGGCAACCTCGCATGGTTCGTGTTCTGGGGCTACAACCTGTTCATCGTGCTGGCTGCGACCGGCTACATCCTGGGTGCCACGCAGTCCAAGGAATATGCCGAGCCGGAATGGTATGTCGACCTGTGGCTGACCGTCGTCTGGGTGGCCTATCTCGCCGTGTTCATGGGCACGCTGCTCAAGCGCCGGGAAAAGCACATCTACGTCGCCAACTGGTTCTACCTGTCCTTCATCGTGACCATTGCGATGCTGCATATCGTGAACAACCTTGCCATCCCGGTCTCGGTTTTCGGGTCGAAATCGGTGCAGCTGTTCTCGGGCGTGCAAGATGCGATGACCCAGTGGTGGTATGGCCATAACGCGGTGGGCTTCTTCCTGACCGCCGGCTTCCTGGGTATGATGTACTATTTCGTGCCCAAGCAGGCCGAACGCCCGGTCTTCAGCTACAAGCTGTCGATCATCCACTTCTGGGCGCTGATCTTCCTGTATATCTGGGCCGGCCCGCACCACCTGCACTACACTGCCCTGCCGGACTGGGCAGCGACGCTGGGCATGGTCTTCTCGATCATGCTGTGGATGCCCTCCTGGGGCGGCATGATTAACGGCCTGATGACGTTGTCGGGTGCCTGGGACAAGCTGCGCACCGACCCGATCATCCGCATGATGGTGGTGTCGATCGGCTTCTACGGCATGTCGACCTTCGAAGGCCCGATGATGTCGATCAAGGCCGTCAACAGCCTGTCGCACTACACCGACTGGACCATCGGCCACGTCCATTCCGGCGCCCTTGGCTGGAACGGCATGATCACCTTCGGCACGCTCTACTTCCTGGTGCCGCGCCTGTGGAACCGCGAACGCCTGTACAGCCTCTCGCTCGTGTCCTGGCACTTCTGGCTGGCGACCATCGGCATCGTCCTCTACGCCTCGTCGATGTGGGTTACCGGGATCATGGAAGGCCTGATGTGGCGCGAAGTGGACAGCCAGGGCTTCCTCGTGAACGCCTTTGCCGACACGGTTTCCGCCAAGTTCCCGATGTATGTGGTGCGCGGTCTGGGCGGGGTTCTCTACCTCACCGGCGGTATCATCATGGTCTACAACCTCTGGGCTACCGTCACCAGGCAACCGGCCCGTTCGGCCAGTGTCTCGGCTGCGGTTCCTGCTGAATAA
- a CDS encoding D-alanyl-D-alanine carboxypeptidase family protein, translating to MSVVPALAAPFAAMVIDARTGEVLYSENADTRLHPASLTKMMTLYIAFEAIERGEISLDSKVTVSRHAAAEPPSKLGLKPGQQIALRYLIRAAAIKSANDAATAIGEAISGSEDEFARRMNRTAAALGMKNSSFRNANGLTRDGHLSSARDMTILGRRLFYDFPQYYNIFSRRSADAGIAQVASTNRRFLDAYEGADGIKTGYTNAAGFNLTASAQRGNKRIIATVMGGKSTAWRNEKMAQLLDVGFGKAPNKATVQKPPAPAYAQVVDALPEDAGGAGKTLRVNGAVARSLRPKGRPGAAPVAPPAEVLMAMQSNIDAVLAEVQGSAAAAPVAEIAVAATEPELAEDQLTEAEIASLPPALRPAARPDAAAEPAAPPMQLAAADALPEVLVAEAEALSMVAEAAGTAPPPNPQVAMAEPGAATGFVLMQSTEPQPETLELATVMQPEPAVAAPPSRPGTIILMSAQTDPEFDTPAELEVVSRVSTSGGRHWAISIGNYTSRYNAERALLQMALTEPSTLDGTLRKVVSRKGGFDANFVGMSQEMAEAACRRLDARGQDCEVVGP from the coding sequence ATGTCGGTTGTGCCGGCGCTTGCCGCGCCCTTTGCCGCGATGGTGATCGACGCGCGCACCGGCGAGGTGCTGTATTCCGAGAACGCCGACACCCGGCTGCACCCCGCCTCGCTGACCAAGATGATGACCCTCTACATCGCCTTCGAAGCCATCGAGCGCGGAGAGATCAGTCTCGACAGCAAAGTCACCGTATCCAGACATGCCGCTGCAGAACCGCCGTCGAAGCTGGGCCTCAAGCCCGGGCAGCAGATTGCCCTGCGCTACCTGATCCGCGCCGCGGCGATCAAGTCGGCCAATGACGCGGCCACCGCCATCGGCGAGGCGATTTCCGGGTCCGAGGACGAATTTGCCCGCCGGATGAACCGCACCGCGGCAGCACTTGGCATGAAGAACTCCAGCTTTCGCAATGCCAACGGCCTGACCCGCGACGGCCACCTGTCCAGCGCGCGCGACATGACCATTCTGGGCCGGCGGCTGTTCTATGATTTCCCGCAATACTACAACATCTTCTCGCGCCGCAGTGCCGATGCCGGCATCGCGCAGGTCGCCAGCACCAACCGGCGGTTCCTGGATGCCTATGAAGGCGCCGACGGCATCAAGACCGGCTACACCAATGCCGCGGGCTTCAACCTGACCGCCTCGGCGCAGCGCGGCAACAAGCGCATCATCGCCACGGTCATGGGCGGCAAGTCCACCGCCTGGCGCAACGAGAAGATGGCGCAGTTGCTGGACGTGGGCTTTGGAAAGGCACCGAACAAGGCGACGGTCCAGAAGCCGCCAGCGCCCGCCTATGCACAAGTGGTCGACGCATTGCCCGAAGACGCAGGCGGCGCCGGCAAGACACTGCGGGTCAATGGCGCCGTGGCGCGCAGCCTGCGGCCCAAGGGCCGGCCGGGCGCCGCGCCGGTCGCCCCGCCTGCCGAGGTTCTGATGGCGATGCAAAGCAATATCGATGCGGTTCTGGCTGAGGTTCAGGGCAGTGCCGCCGCCGCGCCGGTGGCCGAGATTGCCGTGGCAGCAACCGAACCCGAGTTGGCCGAGGACCAACTGACCGAGGCCGAGATCGCCAGCCTGCCGCCAGCGCTGCGCCCCGCGGCGCGCCCGGATGCGGCTGCAGAGCCTGCCGCGCCGCCGATGCAGCTTGCCGCGGCCGACGCACTGCCCGAGGTCCTGGTGGCCGAGGCCGAGGCGCTGTCAATGGTGGCCGAAGCAGCCGGAACCGCACCGCCACCCAACCCGCAGGTCGCAATGGCCGAGCCCGGGGCTGCAACTGGCTTCGTGCTGATGCAATCCACCGAGCCGCAGCCCGAAACGCTGGAGCTCGCGACGGTGATGCAGCCCGAACCCGCCGTCGCCGCGCCGCCCTCGCGCCCCGGCACCATCATCTTGATGTCGGCGCAGACGGACCCGGAGTTCGACACCCCCGCAGAGTTGGAGGTGGTCAGCCGCGTCTCGACCTCGGGCGGGCGGCATTGGGCCATCAGCATCGGCAACTACACCTCGCGCTACAATGCCGAACGGGCGCTGCTGCAGATGGCGCTGACGGAACCCTCGACGCTGGATGGAACGCTGCGCAAGGTCGTCAGCCGCAAGGGCGGGTTCGACGCCAACTTTGTCGGCATGTCGCAAGAGATGGCCGAGGCCGCCTGCCGTCGGCTGGACGCCCGCGGTCAGGACTGCGAGGTCGTCGGCCCCTGA